Proteins from a single region of Apium graveolens cultivar Ventura chromosome 7, ASM990537v1, whole genome shotgun sequence:
- the LOC141674291 gene encoding uncharacterized protein LOC141674291: MDVYQVPDLARCRLLAATFRESAQQWFQKLGPGVITSWDQMKTLFLTKFQVAVRYAPSVTTLANVRQRENESLTSYFKRFNDESTSVRGASDEALKSFLIAGLRVGSDFLKHLQGKDPATLADVFALAESFKAIEQSLEEVQPTSQSSQRNKGRKRDWSPSPRYRRDSRSPDRVNKASTRRGWSPPSNYDYRRSRYTPLVASIDHIYEVNKNKGLLRKPEALSSWQSKDKKKYCEYRESSGHNTHECRHLKDEIEALIKEGYLGEWVVKEVRKHKDDRTREEERRAPRGSNNDTLEESKFVRDGSIRTIYGGDPEMECSNRALARYAREARFRPLTDIHRLETRPPKVFKGESMDITFREADALWVHHPHNDALVISIQIGTKNVHRAFVDNESSANILYYNTFKKMGLPDRDMSGEDSRVYGFSGA; this comes from the coding sequence ATGGATGTGTACCAAGTCCCGGACTTGGCTCGATGTCGTCTCTTGGCGGCAACCTTTAGAGAAAGTGCCCAACAGTGGTTTCAAAAGCTCGGGCCAGGAGTGATCACCTCATGGGATCAGATGAAGACTCTGTTCTTAACCAAGTTCCAAGTCGCGGTGAGATACGCGCCCTCTGTCACAACTCTTGCCAATGTTAGGCAAAGGGAAAATGAAAGCTTGACATCATACTTTAAAAGGTTCAATGATGAATCTACTAGCGTGAGGGGAGCATCGGACGAAGCCCTGAAAAGCTTCTTGATCGCAGGATTAAGGGTTGGTTCGGATTTTTTGAAGCACTTGCAAGGGAAAGATCCGGCCACTCTAGCAGATGTCTTCGCTTTGGCAGAATCTTTTAAAGCCATAGAACAATCTTTGGAAGAAGTACAACCGACTTCACAATCGAGTCAAAGAAACAAAGGAAGGAAGAGGGATTGGTCTCCAAGCCCAAGGTACCGAAGAGATAGTCGAAGCCCGGACCGGGTGAATAAAGCAAGCACAAGGAGGGGATGGAGTCCTCCCTCAAACTATGACTACAGGAGAAGCCGATACACACCTTTGGTCGCATCTATCGATCATATCTACGAAGTAAACAAAAATAAAGGGCTACTTAGAAAACCTGAAGCTTTATCATCATGGCAAAGCAAAGATAAGAAAAAATATTGTGAATACCGTGAATCATCTGGACATAACACGCATGAGTGCCGACATTTAAAAGATGAAATCGAAGCGCTTATCAAGGAAGGGTACCTCGGAGAATGGGTAGTCAAGGAAGTAAGGAAACACAAGGATGACAGAACGAGGGAAGAAGAAAGACGAGCCCCGCGCGGATCGAACAATGACACCCTGGAGGAAAGTAAATTTGTCAGGGATGGCAGTATCCGAACAATCTACGGGGGAGATCCCGAGATGGAATGCAGTAACCGAGCCTTGGCAAGATATGCCAGGGAAGCTCGATTCAGGCCTCTCACGGACATTCACAGGTTGGAAACTCGACCACCCAAAGTGTTTAAGGGCGAGTCCATGGATATTACCTTTAGAGAAGCAGATGCCCTGTGGGTACACCATCCCCACAATGATGCGCTAGTTATTTCCATCCAGATTGGAACCAAAAATGTTCACAGGGCCTTCGTGGATAATGAAAGCTCAGCAAATATCCTGTACTACAACACCTTTAAGAAGATGGGACTGCCTGATAGGGATATGTCGGGAGAAGATTCGCGGGTCTATGGCTTTTCCGGCGCATGA
- the LOC141674292 gene encoding uncharacterized protein LOC141674292, giving the protein MIPVAPCATCGGHHPGRACYRQTGACFLCGSMSHRAKDCTVSRNPGGGGAGGGSGSGSQQNPTTRVFALTANQAAANSGTISGTLLVGRRDAYVLFDTGSTHSVVSLSFVRHLDVAPSLLYPHMSISTPMGNSVVISDVYRECLITVGDRSCKVNLLPMEMHDFDIILGMDWLSEHRATIDCQGKRVIFGDADKPEFVYQGSQPKGDVKLISALKASKLLSKGCDGYLAFMKDTSKDEPHIEDYPVVKEYEDVFPDELPGLPPHREVEFTIELVPVAFLGHVVSGRGIELDPAKVEAITNWPRPSNVMEVRSFLGLAGYYRRFVEGFSSIALPLTQLMRKGIKFEWNDDREKRFQELKKRVKEAQKSDTGLEAIRSEVAGGKQTQFHVDDEEIFQRDIVRLHGVPVSIVSDRDTRFTSRFWKGFQQAWGTRLNFSTAFHPQTDGQSERTIQTLEDMLRACALEWTGDWDKAPSCWDVVGERVIEGPELVRITNEKVEKVKESLKEARSRQKSYADQHRKFGGFDPGDHVFLKGVAL; this is encoded by the exons ATGATTCCAGTGGCTCCTTGTGCTACATGTGGTGGACATCATCCAGGTAGAGCTTGTTACAGACAGACTGGGGCTTGTTTCTTGTGTGGTAGCATGTCCCATAGGGCAAAGGATTGCACAGTGTCACGCAACCCTGGTGGAGGAGGAGCTGGCGGTGGTAGTGGCAGTGGAAGTCAGCAGAATCCTACAACCAGAGTGTTTGCATTGACGGCAAATCAAGCAGCAGCTAATTCAGGTACCATTTCAGGAACACTTCTTGTTGGTAGACGTGAtgcttatgtgttatttgatactgGTTCGACCCATTCTGTTGTGTCTTTATCATTTGTTCGTCATCTTGACGTTGCACCTTCATTATTATATCCTCATATGTCTATTTCTACCCCGATGGGGAATTCTGTTGTTATTTCTGATGTGTATCGAGAGTGTCTGATAACTGTTGGAGATAGAAGTTGTAAGGTTAACTTGCTTCCCATGGAGATGCATGACTTTGACATTATTTTGGGCATGGACTGGTTGAGTGAACATCGTGCCACAATTGATTGTCAAGGAAAAAGGGTGATCTTTGGGGATGCAGATAAACCGGAATTTGTATACCAAGGGTCTCAGCCGAAGGGGGATGTTAAGTTAATTTCTGCTCTAAAGGCGAGTAAATTGTTGTCTAAGGGCTGTGATGGCTACCTTGCTTTCATGAAGGATACATCGAAGGATGAACCTCACATCGAGGATTATCCAGTTGTGAAGGAGTATGAAGATGTGTTCCCCGACGAGCTACCAGGTTTACCACCACATAGAGAGGTGGAGTTTACTATTGAACTTGTTCCAG tggcattctTGGGGCATGTTGTATCTGGTAGGGGCATTGAGTTGGATCCTGCGAAAGTCGAGGCTATTACTAATTGGCCCAGACCTAGCAATGTGATGGAGGTAAGGAGTTTCTTGGGTTTGGCAGGCTACTACAGGCGTTTTGTGGAAGGTTTCTCTTCCATAGCTTTACCATTGACTCAGCTAATGAGGAAGGGAATTAAGTTCGAGTGGAATGATGATCGTGAGAAGAgatttcaagagttaaagaagag GGTTAAGGAAGCTCAGAAGAGTGATACAGGTTTGGAAGCTATTAGATCCGAGGTGGCAGGTGGAAAGCAAACACAATTTCATGTCGATGATGAGG AGATTTTTCAGCGAGATATTGTTAGACTGCATGGTGTGCCTGTGTCGATAGTTTCTGACAGAGATACGAGGTTTACATCGCGTTTTTGGAAGGGATTCCAGCAAGCTTGGGGTACAAGGCTTAACTTTAGTACAGCTTTTCATCCGCAGACCGATGGACAGTCAGAAAGGACGATACAAACGttagaggatatgttgagggcaTGTGCTTTGGAGTGGACAGGTGACTGGGATAA ggcaccatcttgttgggatgTGGTTGGTGAGAGAGTAATTGAAGGGCCAGAGTTGGTTAGAATCACTAATGAGAAGgtagagaaagttaaagaaagtttgaaggaagcTCGATCTCGTCAAAAGAGTTATGCGGATCAACATCGGAAGTTTGGTGGATTTGATccaggtgatcatgtgttcttaAAAGGTGTTGCCTTGTAA